The following proteins are co-located in the Pseudomonas cavernae genome:
- a CDS encoding DUF1513 domain-containing protein: MLRRHVLSLGSALLGALSLGGWTLSRRSQSPLLLSARDDADGRHYAVGYRLDGSQVFATPVAQRCHDIVEHPQQPLALFVARRPGTASYLIDLRDGRLLQTLESQPDRHFYGHAVFHRGGEWLYATENDTRDPGRGLLGVYRFEGGQLQHSGELPTHGLGPHQVSWLPDGETLVVANGGIRTEAESRVEMNLDAMQPSLVLMHRDGRLLSKETLAQPMNSIRHLAVAADGTLVAGQQFMGEAHEHADLLAIKRPGQALQPFPLAEPQRLAMHQYTASVAIHDQLRLVALTAPRGNRFFIWDLDSGAVRLDAPLPDCAGVGAVADGFVVTSGQGRCRLYDCRGERIAMQPLELPAGLWDNHLHLA, translated from the coding sequence ATGCTGCGCCGTCATGTCCTGAGCCTCGGCAGCGCCCTGCTGGGCGCCCTCAGCCTCGGTGGCTGGACCCTCAGCCGCCGCAGCCAGAGCCCGCTGCTGCTGTCCGCCCGCGACGATGCCGATGGCCGCCACTATGCGGTCGGCTACCGCCTGGACGGCAGCCAGGTGTTCGCCACGCCGGTGGCGCAGCGTTGCCATGACATAGTCGAGCACCCGCAGCAGCCGCTCGCCCTGTTCGTCGCCCGCCGCCCGGGCACCGCGAGCTACCTGATCGACCTGCGCGACGGCCGTCTGCTGCAGACCCTGGAATCCCAGCCAGACCGGCACTTCTATGGCCATGCGGTGTTCCATCGCGGTGGCGAATGGCTGTACGCCACCGAGAACGACACCCGCGACCCGGGCCGCGGCCTGCTCGGCGTCTACCGCTTCGAAGGCGGCCAGCTGCAACACAGCGGCGAACTCCCCACCCACGGCCTCGGCCCGCATCAGGTCAGCTGGCTGCCAGACGGTGAGACCCTGGTGGTGGCCAACGGCGGCATCCGCACCGAGGCGGAGAGCCGGGTGGAGATGAACCTCGACGCCATGCAGCCGAGCCTGGTGCTGATGCACCGCGATGGCCGCCTGCTGTCCAAGGAAACCCTAGCGCAGCCGATGAACAGCATCCGCCACCTGGCGGTCGCTGCCGACGGCACCCTGGTCGCCGGCCAGCAGTTCATGGGCGAGGCCCACGAGCACGCCGACCTGCTGGCGATCAAGCGCCCCGGCCAAGCGCTGCAGCCCTTCCCGCTGGCCGAGCCCCAGCGCCTGGCGATGCACCAGTACACCGCCAGCGTGGCGATCCACGACCAGCTGCGCCTGGTCGCCCTGACCGCGCCGCGCGGCAACCGCTTCTTCATCTGGGACCTGGACAGCGGCGCCGTGCGTCTGGACGCACCGCTGCCCGACTGCGCCGGGGTCGGCGCCGTGGCGGACGGTTTCGTGGTCACCTCCGGCCAAGGCCGCTGCCGCCTGTACGACTGCCGCGGCGAGCGCATCGCCATGCAGCCGCTGGAGCTGCCGGCCGGGCTATGGGACAACCACCTGCACCTCGCCTGA
- a CDS encoding methyl-accepting chemotaxis protein, giving the protein MSATAQEVARHAAEAARAADDADHSAQQGEQVMQATIHTITGMRSEIANTAEVIRRLESDSGRIGKVLEVIRGIAEQTNLLALNAAIEAARAGEQGRGFAVVADEVRTLAQRTAESTAEIHQIIDTVQTGALNAVRAIENGQSRSEQGVTQVTEAGAMLQRITAAVEAIRDMNRQIATAAEEQTSVAEDISRNLTEITAIATSNEEQVRRTQHSSQELHGLSGQLTSVTQCLSA; this is encoded by the coding sequence ATGTCCGCCACCGCCCAGGAAGTCGCGCGGCATGCCGCCGAGGCGGCACGCGCCGCCGACGACGCCGACCACTCGGCACAACAGGGCGAGCAGGTCATGCAGGCTACGATCCACACCATCACCGGCATGCGCAGCGAGATCGCCAACACCGCCGAGGTGATCCGCCGCCTGGAAAGCGACAGCGGGCGCATCGGCAAGGTTCTGGAAGTGATCCGCGGCATCGCCGAGCAGACCAACCTGCTGGCCCTCAACGCCGCCATCGAGGCCGCCCGTGCCGGCGAGCAGGGGCGCGGCTTCGCCGTGGTCGCCGACGAGGTGCGCACCCTGGCCCAACGCACCGCCGAATCCACCGCCGAGATCCACCAGATCATCGACACCGTGCAAACCGGCGCGCTCAATGCCGTGCGCGCCATCGAGAACGGCCAGAGCCGCAGTGAACAGGGCGTGACCCAGGTGACCGAGGCCGGCGCCATGCTCCAGCGCATCACCGCCGCGGTGGAGGCCATTCGCGACATGAACCGGCAGATCGCCACCGCCGCCGAGGAACAGACCTCGGTGGCCGAGGACATCTCGCGCAACCTCACCGAGATCACCGCTATCGCCACCAGCAATGAAGAACAGGTGCGGCGCACCCAGCACTCCAGCCAGGAACTGCACGGTCTCTCCGGCCAACTGACCAGCGTGACCCAGTGCCTCAGCGCCTGA